GTTTGTCAACGAAACCGGATGCATGGTAGTTGCCCCGACTTGCGTTGTTGTGCTCGCGAGGCCATAACGTCATACAGCTATGCATGTGACGTCAACGCAAATTGAGGGGGCCCGTTACTGTCAAGGCGGCGCCAAGGCCTTGTGCATTGTCCGACGCTTGGATGGACGCCTTGCGGTAGAAGCCGGCGCAAGATGACGGGCCAGCAAGAAATCTGCACAAAGTGTTTCGGCGGTTACATACGGAACGCTTTGCGTGCTCTATACTCGAATGCACGTCCGCGCACTTTTTTTCACTGGTGACTGGAGACCGACATGAACAGTACAGCCGTGCCGAGAGGCGCTAGCGAACCGTTCCGGCAACTGCGGGCGCTGCGCCGCGCGCGCAAGCTCAAGCAGGAGGACGTCGCCCGCAAGGCGGGCATTTCCCGGGAAGCCTACCTCCGGGCAGAATCGGGCCAGGCCGACCCACGCATGTCGACCTTCCTGGCGGCCTGCGAGGCGCTGGGCCTGGAAGTCGTGCTGGCGCCGCAACACCTTGCCGCCGACGTCAACGCTTTCATCGCCAGCCGCAACGGCGGCGTGACCGCTGCCTCGATGGCCGGCCAGCCGGCCGGCAGCGCGCCGGCACCGGCCGCGACACCGGCCCCCGGCGGCGGCTTCGGCCCCGGTACCGGCGAGGGCCACAAACCGGTCTGATCCGCCTTCTGCCTGGCGGGCCGCGGTTTGCGGTCCGGTCCGGCAGCAGGCCTCCAGGCCACCCTCCGCAATCGGCGCGCGCCTACGGGCACGCGCCGAACCACTTTTGTCCCGAGAGCCGTTTCGGCCCCGTGACAGCCAATGACGCCGCAGGCCTGACTGCCT
The sequence above is a segment of the Cupriavidus sp. MP-37 genome. Coding sequences within it:
- a CDS encoding helix-turn-helix domain-containing protein, with the translated sequence MNSTAVPRGASEPFRQLRALRRARKLKQEDVARKAGISREAYLRAESGQADPRMSTFLAACEALGLEVVLAPQHLAADVNAFIASRNGGVTAASMAGQPAGSAPAPAATPAPGGGFGPGTGEGHKPV